The following are encoded in a window of Chloroflexaceae bacterium genomic DNA:
- a CDS encoding DUF4397 domain-containing protein, whose amino-acid sequence MLRKLVLALIALIMIAVAAPATSAQTMNMVRVMHASPDAPAVDVYVNGRAVLTNVPFFAVSNYLSLPDGSYNVAVAPTGKPESEAVLRATLNVRGGYTGTVAAVGFVKNIEAALFEDNLSPVPAGKARVRIIHASPNAPAVDIKLAGTSTVVVANAPFKAAATVEVDAGTYRFDISPAGQSAVVFTTPPLRFENGWVYTLVATGDLNKNFWVQSRVDKVGP is encoded by the coding sequence ATGCTACGCAAACTAGTCCTGGCCCTGATCGCCCTGATCATGATCGCCGTTGCCGCCCCGGCGACCAGTGCCCAGACTATGAACATGGTCCGGGTCATGCACGCCTCGCCAGATGCTCCCGCTGTTGACGTCTACGTCAACGGGCGGGCCGTGCTTACCAATGTGCCTTTCTTCGCCGTAAGCAACTACCTCAGCCTGCCCGACGGCAGCTACAACGTGGCGGTGGCGCCGACTGGAAAGCCCGAGTCGGAGGCCGTGCTGCGCGCCACCCTGAATGTGCGCGGCGGCTATACCGGCACGGTGGCTGCGGTCGGGTTCGTCAAGAACATCGAAGCTGCGCTCTTCGAAGACAACCTCAGCCCCGTCCCGGCGGGCAAGGCGCGCGTGCGCATCATTCACGCCAGCCCCAACGCTCCAGCGGTAGATATCAAGCTGGCCGGCACGAGCACGGTGGTAGTGGCGAACGCGCCCTTCAAGGCCGCGGCCACGGTCGAGGTTGATGCAGGCACCTACCGCTTTGACATCAGTCCGGCCGGCCAGAGCGCGGTGGTCTTCACCACGCCCCCGCTGCGCTTCGAGAATGGCTGGGTGTACACCCTTGTCGCCACCGGCGACCTGAACAAGAACTTCTGGGTGCAGTCGCGGGTTGACAAGGTTGGGCCGTAA
- a CDS encoding zinc ribbon domain-containing protein: MKCPSCGAEAPDDALFCIECGAGLRLAATGPTTALPAPAADVLVCGVCSAANPAHAAYCVRCGALIKGHVPILGVNTPERRGRSTKPLAPPPPVWRADRGGELIGMVAFLIGFGVLMLARAPIWPGILFIIGLTIFLTTAARGRIIEGLFGVLWLFGLGVLFMLPRTIFLPGLLVLIGLTILIDVIRRSASSP, encoded by the coding sequence ATGAAGTGCCCGTCCTGCGGCGCAGAGGCGCCTGACGACGCGCTGTTCTGCATTGAGTGCGGGGCCGGCCTGCGGCTCGCTGCCACTGGCCCGACCACGGCGCTTCCCGCGCCGGCTGCGGACGTGCTTGTCTGCGGCGTTTGCAGCGCCGCCAATCCCGCTCACGCCGCCTACTGCGTGCGCTGCGGCGCGCTGATCAAGGGTCACGTCCCGATCCTCGGCGTCAACACGCCGGAACGCCGGGGGCGGTCCACCAAGCCGCTCGCGCCCCCGCCACCCGTATGGCGCGCCGACCGCGGCGGCGAGCTGATCGGTATGGTCGCGTTCCTGATCGGCTTTGGAGTGCTCATGCTTGCCCGCGCACCCATCTGGCCGGGCATCCTTTTCATCATCGGCCTGACAATCTTTCTAACAACAGCAGCGCGCGGACGGATCATCGAGGGCCTGTTCGGCGTGCTCTGGCTGTTTGGCCTGGGTGTGCTGTTTATGTTGCCACGCACCATCTTTTTGCCGGGATTGCTGGTGCTGATCGGTCTGACAATACTGATTGACGTAATAAGAAGATCCGCCAGCAGCCCATGA
- a CDS encoding ParA family protein codes for MGRIIAVTNLKGGIGKTTTVVNLSAGLALKGARVLLVDVDAQGNLAMALGATPRRTLYDALVDGARAADCRTPVRRNLDLIAADATLLTAQPTIARRPDWPRVLEQVLRPLRSEYDFIFVDCGGSLTVLNLNALHAASDVIVPTTVEPFAVRGLEMLVTQLSRIKGSASSLRAIVPTLFDARTRQSVELLEQLRQRYGSLVSLPIRINVRLSESSARGKTIYEYDPRSRGAADYAQLVEWLSDLWGFAPPSPAQPAPPPPVAARPAQPADAPVTPPPLADTAPRTAAAHQEPVVTGAGSLLSLTCPHCGSPLRRATVAGYRVVFCDHCRYRQQELAGGVRR; via the coding sequence ATGGGCCGTATCATCGCTGTCACCAACCTGAAAGGCGGAATCGGCAAGACCACCACCGTGGTGAACCTCAGCGCTGGTCTGGCGCTCAAAGGCGCGCGTGTGCTGCTGGTAGACGTGGACGCGCAGGGCAACCTGGCGATGGCTCTTGGGGCGACCCCGCGCCGCACGCTCTATGACGCGCTGGTTGATGGCGCGCGCGCTGCCGATTGCCGCACTCCCGTGCGCCGCAATCTCGACCTGATCGCTGCCGACGCGACCCTGCTGACGGCCCAGCCGACGATCGCCCGCCGGCCCGACTGGCCGCGGGTGCTCGAACAGGTCCTGCGTCCGCTACGCTCGGAGTACGATTTTATCTTTGTAGACTGCGGCGGTTCGCTGACGGTCCTCAATCTGAATGCGCTGCATGCGGCCAGCGATGTAATCGTGCCGACAACGGTTGAGCCATTTGCGGTGCGGGGCCTGGAAATGCTCGTCACGCAACTCAGCCGGATTAAGGGCAGCGCCAGCAGCCTGCGGGCGATCGTGCCGACCCTCTTCGATGCGCGGACGCGCCAGTCAGTAGAATTGCTGGAGCAGTTGCGCCAGCGGTATGGCAGCCTGGTCAGCCTGCCCATCCGCATCAACGTGCGTCTGTCGGAGTCCTCGGCCCGGGGAAAGACGATCTACGAGTACGATCCGCGCTCCCGCGGCGCCGCTGATTATGCTCAGCTTGTCGAGTGGCTGAGCGATCTCTGGGGCTTTGCGCCGCCATCCCCCGCGCAGCCAGCGCCTCCCCCGCCAGTTGCCGCGCGCCCTGCTCAACCGGCGGACGCGCCTGTTACGCCGCCCCCTCTGGCCGACACTGCGCCCCGGACCGCAGCGGCCCACCAGGAACCGGTCGTCACGGGGGCGGGCAGCCTCCTGTCGCTGACCTGCCCGCACTGTGGCAGCCCGCTGCGCCGCGCTACCGTTGCCGGCTACCGCGTGGTCTTCTGCGATCACTGCCGCTACCGCCAGCAGGAACTCGCCGGCGGGGTCAGAAGATAA
- a CDS encoding PaaI family thioesterase produces MSETGYFQDYYPDELSHCYGCGRLNEHGLHIKSAWDGEETVAYFTPRAYHTAIPGYVYGGLLASLIDCHGTGTASAAAYRAAGRPMGSEPPLRFVTGSLQVSYLRPTPLGGVLEVRGRVKEVKGRKVVVEAWIVAEGEVTVRGEVVAVQMPETMRPER; encoded by the coding sequence ATGAGTGAAACGGGCTACTTCCAGGATTACTACCCCGATGAGTTGAGCCACTGCTACGGCTGCGGGCGTCTCAATGAGCACGGCCTGCACATCAAAAGCGCCTGGGATGGCGAGGAGACCGTGGCCTACTTTACCCCGCGAGCGTACCATACCGCTATTCCTGGCTACGTCTATGGCGGTTTGCTGGCATCGCTGATTGACTGCCACGGCACCGGCACGGCCTCGGCGGCGGCCTACCGGGCTGCCGGGCGACCGATGGGCAGCGAACCTCCGCTGCGGTTCGTCACGGGGTCTTTGCAGGTCAGTTATCTGCGCCCCACGCCCCTGGGCGGCGTGCTCGAGGTGCGTGGTCGGGTCAAAGAGGTAAAGGGACGCAAGGTGGTGGTGGAGGCGTGGATCGTAGCTGAGGGCGAGGTGACCGTGCGTGGCGAGGTGGTGGCTGTGCAGATGCCTGAGACGATGCGCCCTGAAAGATAG
- a CDS encoding diguanylate cyclase — MDADALALIYEQLSGLRAQLERLASEPAPAPAAHAVQHLRSAPFAWELWIGPQGQCRYSSPASSAIIGYTPKELYADPDLLTRCVHYADQDLWARYQRQVLRAEHSEISMLCLRLAHRAGAVRRVLYRCRPFTDPDGIWQGRHASVWVLGEGEFPDLVPLAPDSWPGAQMEQRMLSEYHFIRSVADLLPATVFIFDLTERRAVYANRPLARLLGYGPDEIRGSEIDSLPSLLHPEDRANLERRLEELRDMSDEQTVEHTFRLRHRDGSWRWMRTRGRVFRRDAEGRVCQVLGQIEDVTRQHLYEEQLHYQASLLANVADAVIATDLTFRIQSWNAAAERIYGWTANEVLGRPVDEVLVTRYLNDSAEAALQVLLREGQWRGEVEQRRRDGSYVPIQSSVTLLRNGVERMTGVVAINRDISERRHAERLLQAVNARLEQTIVEARRYAAEVIQINQMHDLLQVCQNRSEAAEVIQLRLAALFPDHGGYLAVRVPGADDLEVICQWGEQRPARLVFPIEDCWALRRGQIHVLTDIQTGPRCRHLGAARAAYSCCLPLAVQSEIYGVLHVAGEAQPRSELLISVGDAIKLALTNIDLREALREQAILDPLTGLFNRRYLEATLPREAHRAQREGEPLCVAMLDIDHFKSFNDRYGHEAGDMLLREVAWIFREHMRKSDIACRYGGEEFVLVLPGSAVEDTVQRLEQIRSLVNALQLDFHGRRLEPISISAGVAAYSGACGGIEELLRAADEALYAAKRPGRNTIVVHG; from the coding sequence ATGGATGCCGACGCCCTCGCCTTAATCTACGAGCAGCTGTCCGGGCTGCGCGCGCAGCTCGAGCGCCTGGCGTCTGAACCGGCGCCGGCGCCTGCCGCTCATGCGGTGCAGCATCTGCGCTCCGCTCCCTTCGCCTGGGAGCTGTGGATCGGCCCGCAAGGCCAGTGTCGTTATAGCAGTCCTGCCAGCAGCGCCATTATTGGCTACACTCCCAAGGAACTCTACGCCGATCCCGACCTCCTGACGCGCTGTGTGCATTACGCCGATCAGGATCTGTGGGCGCGCTACCAGCGCCAGGTGCTACGCGCGGAGCATAGTGAGATCTCTATGCTGTGTCTCCGCCTGGCGCATCGCGCCGGCGCGGTGCGGCGGGTGTTGTACCGCTGCCGCCCATTTACGGATCCAGACGGCATCTGGCAGGGTCGCCACGCCAGTGTGTGGGTGCTTGGCGAAGGTGAGTTCCCGGATCTCGTCCCGCTGGCCCCGGATTCCTGGCCAGGCGCGCAGATGGAGCAGCGTATGTTGTCGGAGTATCACTTCATCCGCTCTGTCGCCGATCTCCTGCCAGCCACGGTCTTTATCTTCGATTTAACGGAACGGCGCGCCGTGTATGCCAATCGTCCCCTTGCCAGGCTGCTAGGCTACGGTCCCGACGAGATCCGCGGTTCCGAGATTGACTCCCTGCCGAGCCTGCTGCATCCCGAGGATCGCGCCAATCTGGAGCGCAGGCTGGAGGAACTGCGCGATATGAGCGATGAGCAGACCGTCGAGCATACCTTCCGCCTGCGCCACCGTGACGGCTCCTGGCGCTGGATGCGCACGCGTGGCCGTGTCTTCCGGCGCGATGCCGAGGGGCGTGTCTGTCAGGTGCTGGGGCAGATAGAAGACGTGACCAGGCAGCATCTCTACGAAGAGCAACTCCACTATCAGGCGAGCCTGCTGGCCAATGTCGCCGACGCGGTGATCGCCACCGATCTCACGTTCCGGATCCAGAGTTGGAATGCTGCTGCGGAACGGATCTATGGATGGACGGCCAATGAGGTGCTGGGCCGGCCGGTTGATGAGGTGCTGGTGACGCGCTACCTGAATGACTCCGCAGAAGCCGCTCTTCAGGTTCTGTTACGCGAAGGGCAGTGGCGCGGCGAGGTGGAGCAGCGCCGGCGCGATGGGAGCTACGTGCCCATCCAGTCCTCGGTCACCCTGCTCCGCAACGGCGTCGAACGGATGACGGGCGTGGTGGCGATCAACCGCGACATCAGCGAGCGCCGGCATGCCGAACGGCTGCTCCAGGCGGTAAATGCGCGCCTCGAACAGACGATTGTCGAAGCCCGCCGCTACGCCGCCGAGGTCATACAGATCAACCAGATGCATGACCTGCTCCAGGTCTGCCAGAACCGCTCGGAAGCCGCCGAGGTCATCCAACTGCGCCTGGCCGCCCTGTTCCCCGATCACGGCGGCTATCTGGCCGTGCGCGTTCCCGGAGCCGATGATCTGGAAGTGATCTGCCAGTGGGGCGAGCAACGCCCGGCTCGGCTCGTGTTCCCTATCGAGGATTGCTGGGCCCTGCGTCGTGGCCAGATCCACGTGCTCACCGACATCCAGACCGGGCCGCGCTGCCGGCATCTCGGCGCGGCCCGCGCTGCGTACAGTTGTTGTCTGCCCCTCGCCGTGCAGAGCGAAATCTACGGCGTGCTGCACGTCGCCGGTGAGGCTCAGCCGCGCAGCGAGTTGCTGATCTCCGTTGGCGACGCGATCAAGCTGGCCCTGACGAACATTGACCTGCGCGAAGCCTTGCGCGAGCAGGCCATTCTCGATCCGCTGACTGGGCTGTTCAACCGGCGCTACCTGGAAGCGACCCTGCCCCGCGAGGCGCACCGCGCGCAGCGCGAGGGCGAGCCGCTCTGCGTGGCGATGCTGGATATTGACCATTTCAAGAGTTTCAACGATCGCTACGGGCACGAAGCCGGCGATATGCTGTTACGCGAGGTGGCCTGGATCTTTCGGGAGCATATGCGCAAGAGCGACATTGCCTGCCGCTACGGAGGCGAGGAGTTTGTACTGGTGCTGCCCGGCTCGGCAGTGGAGGACACAGTGCAGCGGCTGGAACAGATCCGCAGTCTGGTGAACGCCCTGCAGCTTGACTTTCACGGCCGCCGCCTGGAACCCATCAGCATTTCGGCAGGCGTGGCCGCTTACAGCGGCGCCTGCGGCGGCATCGAGGAGTTGCTGCGCGCCGCCGATGAGGCCCTGTATGCCGCCAAGCGCCCCGGACGCAATACGATTGTGGTCCACGGATGA
- a CDS encoding extracellular solute-binding protein — MSGICASPPRLLALLVAALALVACGGAPPPAPTASPAPTRAVAQPSPATSAFPLSPTLPSMPRPLALWVAEEGPAFEGVRALARDFSAETGIPLEVVARPADGLRLSLATAALAGDPLPDLFWGDQELLAGLLADSQVQPPEVTLPQDTLPALRTAATANRRLWGVPLSTRHSLLLFYNRALAPEAPATSDALIVRSRAAATGEVAGLVMAWDEARWFLPWLSAFGGDPLDLDGQRISLETPEMVAALDLLRELYVAAPDRDASYQRGQRLFAQGYAAFAIDGDWMAPRYRQMSNTLDLGIAPLPVIPATGRPAPGLLGGTYLLFQRDLSGDDLARARAFATWLLEPATQARMPAVLGRLPARAGALEAAHVAADPLLAATATGAALAPGLPPTPAARCLLSAIEAWLPRLLDGAINQAEAAARMQVEAEQCLGQR; from the coding sequence ATGTCTGGAATCTGTGCCAGCCCGCCGCGACTTCTGGCGCTGCTAGTAGCGGCGCTGGCCCTGGTCGCCTGCGGAGGCGCGCCGCCACCTGCACCCACCGCGTCGCCCGCGCCTACTCGCGCCGTCGCTCAACCGTCGCCAGCGACATCCGCGTTTCCACTATCGCCTACCCTTCCTTCAATGCCGCGCCCGCTGGCGCTCTGGGTCGCCGAGGAAGGGCCGGCGTTTGAAGGGGTGCGCGCGCTGGCGCGCGACTTTAGCGCCGAGACCGGGATACCGCTGGAGGTGGTTGCCCGGCCCGCTGATGGATTGCGCCTGAGTCTGGCGACCGCTGCGCTGGCGGGTGATCCGTTGCCGGATCTGTTCTGGGGCGATCAGGAACTGCTGGCGGGATTGCTTGCCGATAGCCAGGTGCAACCGCCAGAGGTGACACTGCCGCAGGATACGCTGCCGGCCCTGCGGACCGCCGCTACCGCCAACAGGCGGCTCTGGGGCGTGCCGCTGTCTACGCGTCATAGCCTGCTGTTGTTTTACAACCGCGCTCTGGCGCCCGAGGCGCCGGCCACCAGCGATGCGCTGATCGTCCGCTCGCGGGCTGCCGCAACGGGTGAAGTTGCCGGCCTGGTCATGGCCTGGGACGAGGCGCGCTGGTTCTTGCCCTGGCTCTCCGCTTTCGGCGGCGACCCTCTGGATCTCGATGGCCAGCGGATCAGTCTGGAGACCCCGGAAATGGTCGCAGCCCTGGACTTGCTGCGCGAGTTATATGTGGCCGCGCCGGACCGTGACGCGAGCTACCAGCGCGGGCAACGGCTGTTCGCGCAGGGCTATGCGGCATTCGCTATTGATGGAGATTGGATGGCGCCACGCTACCGGCAAATGAGCAATACGCTCGATCTGGGTATCGCCCCGTTGCCGGTGATCCCGGCGACCGGGAGGCCCGCCCCCGGTCTGCTTGGGGGCACGTACCTGCTCTTCCAGCGGGATCTTTCCGGCGACGATCTGGCGCGGGCGCGCGCGTTCGCGACGTGGCTGCTGGAACCGGCGACCCAGGCGCGGATGCCCGCCGTGCTCGGGCGTTTGCCAGCCCGCGCTGGAGCGCTGGAGGCTGCGCATGTCGCCGCCGACCCGCTTCTGGCCGCCACCGCCACAGGCGCCGCCCTGGCCCCCGGTCTTCCGCCGACGCCAGCGGCGCGCTGTCTCCTCTCGGCTATCGAGGCCTGGCTGCCGCGCTTGCTCGACGGCGCGATCAACCAGGCTGAGGCCGCTGCCAGGATGCAGGTGGAGGCCGAACAATGCCTGGGTCAGAGGTAA